The following are encoded together in the Nocardioides okcheonensis genome:
- the sfnG gene encoding dimethylsulfone monooxygenase SfnG, whose amino-acid sequence MSTSPAAAREPLQFAYWVPNVSGGLVISDIEQRTGWDYDYNKRLAQTAEQNGFDYALTQVRYTASYGAAFQHEATSFSLALLLATERLKVISAVHPYMWHPGVLAKFIATADHLSNGRAAINVVSGWFKDEATSMGVRWLEHGERYRMAEEFIAYMREIWSRDGAELHGEFFQLRDFAMNPKPLDLPGRPLPEIFQGGNSGVAQAMAGRVSDWYFANGNTPDGIAEQVEGVAASAAAAGRTVKIGVNGFMVARDTEAEAHATLEEIIAKANPEAVRGFGDAVKQAGQSTGDKKGMWQDSDFRDLVQYNDGFRTGLVGTPEQVAHRMLEFKRRGVDLFLLGFLHFQEEVEHFGREVLPIVRELEAAEREDAA is encoded by the coding sequence ATGAGCACGTCCCCCGCCGCCGCCCGCGAGCCGCTGCAGTTCGCCTACTGGGTGCCCAACGTCTCCGGTGGCCTCGTCATCTCCGACATCGAGCAGCGCACCGGCTGGGACTACGACTACAACAAGCGCCTGGCGCAGACCGCGGAGCAGAACGGGTTCGACTACGCGCTCACCCAGGTGCGCTACACCGCCTCCTACGGCGCCGCCTTCCAGCACGAGGCGACCAGCTTCAGCCTGGCCCTGCTGCTGGCGACCGAGCGGCTCAAGGTCATCTCCGCCGTCCACCCCTACATGTGGCACCCCGGCGTGCTGGCGAAGTTCATCGCCACCGCCGACCACCTCAGCAACGGCCGCGCCGCCATCAACGTCGTGTCCGGCTGGTTCAAGGACGAGGCGACCAGCATGGGCGTGCGGTGGCTCGAGCACGGCGAGCGCTACCGGATGGCGGAGGAGTTCATCGCCTACATGCGCGAGATCTGGTCGCGCGACGGCGCCGAGCTCCACGGCGAGTTCTTCCAGCTGCGCGACTTCGCCATGAACCCCAAGCCGCTCGACCTGCCCGGCCGCCCGCTGCCGGAGATCTTCCAGGGCGGCAACTCCGGCGTCGCCCAGGCGATGGCCGGCCGCGTCAGCGACTGGTACTTCGCCAACGGCAACACCCCCGACGGCATCGCCGAGCAGGTCGAGGGCGTGGCTGCGTCGGCCGCCGCCGCGGGCCGCACCGTGAAGATCGGCGTCAACGGCTTCATGGTCGCCCGCGACACCGAGGCCGAGGCGCACGCCACCCTCGAGGAGATCATCGCCAAGGCCAACCCCGAGGCGGTCCGGGGCTTCGGCGACGCGGTCAAGCAGGCCGGCCAGTCGACCGGGGACAAGAAGGGCATGTGGCAGGACTCGGACTTCCGCGACCTGGTCCAGTACAACGACGGCTTCCGCACCGGCCTCGTCGGCACCCCGGAGCAGGTGGCCCACCGGATGCTGGAGTTCAAGCGCCGCGGCGTCGACCTGTTCCTCCTCGGCTTCCTGCACTTCCAGGAGGAGGTCGAGCACTTCGGCCGCGAGGTGCTGCCGATCGTCCGCGAGCTCGAGGCCGCCGAGCGGGAGGACGCTGCATGA
- a CDS encoding acyl-CoA dehydrogenase family protein: MTTLRVRPTDRRTETPSAAADHPTAAGSTARTTDHLLAEWRPVLDAVAEGAVQREVDGTLPFEAVALLKREGFGATRVPVSHGGAGLGLVDVARLWIELASVDANLPQAFRGHFALVEDRLWHHARTSDQSVWFDRFVRGEMVGNAWSEVGSDIDLPRTVLAPRADGSYRLDGTKYYTTGSIYAEWADVHARLREPGRPDEAEDATAIAMVDLRDPGVRVSDDWNGFGQKGTGSGTATFDGVGVPADHVLPFEERFPYQTAFYQLNLLATLTGIAKSALADVVEAVQKRTRNFSHANAPRVRDDAQVLARVGEIAAAVYAAEAATLRVAASIQAVADAALSGADEVARLVEASEIESSTAQVVVSELVLRATSDIFDALGASATARPLALDRHWRNARTVASHNPRILKARVVGAYAVNGTPPPYAWSIGGTRRRQDWDATPAAGGSAT, encoded by the coding sequence ATGACCACCCTGCGTGTCCGGCCCACCGATCGCCGGACCGAGACCCCGTCCGCCGCTGCCGACCACCCCACGGCAGCCGGCTCGACGGCGCGCACAACCGACCACCTGCTGGCCGAGTGGCGTCCCGTCCTCGACGCCGTCGCGGAGGGAGCCGTCCAGCGCGAGGTCGACGGCACGCTGCCCTTCGAGGCCGTGGCGCTGCTCAAGCGGGAGGGCTTCGGCGCGACCCGGGTCCCCGTCTCCCACGGCGGCGCGGGCCTCGGGCTCGTCGACGTCGCGCGCCTGTGGATCGAGCTGGCCTCGGTCGACGCGAACCTCCCGCAGGCCTTCCGCGGTCACTTCGCCCTCGTCGAGGACCGGCTGTGGCACCACGCGCGCACCAGTGACCAGAGCGTCTGGTTCGACCGCTTCGTGCGCGGCGAGATGGTCGGCAACGCCTGGTCTGAGGTCGGCTCGGACATCGACCTGCCGCGCACCGTCCTGGCGCCGCGCGCCGACGGCTCCTACCGGCTCGACGGCACGAAGTACTACACGACCGGCAGCATCTACGCCGAGTGGGCCGACGTGCACGCCCGCCTGCGCGAGCCCGGGCGCCCCGACGAGGCCGAGGACGCCACCGCGATCGCGATGGTCGACCTCCGCGACCCGGGCGTCCGGGTCAGCGACGACTGGAACGGCTTCGGCCAGAAGGGCACCGGCAGCGGCACCGCCACCTTCGACGGCGTCGGGGTCCCCGCCGACCACGTGCTGCCCTTCGAGGAGCGCTTCCCCTATCAGACGGCGTTCTACCAGCTGAACCTGCTCGCGACCCTGACCGGCATCGCGAAGTCGGCGCTGGCCGACGTCGTCGAGGCCGTGCAGAAGCGGACCCGGAACTTCTCCCACGCCAACGCCCCGCGGGTGCGCGACGACGCCCAGGTCCTCGCCCGGGTCGGCGAGATCGCCGCCGCGGTCTACGCCGCCGAGGCCGCGACGCTGCGGGTCGCGGCCAGCATCCAGGCCGTCGCGGACGCCGCCCTGTCCGGCGCCGACGAGGTCGCCCGCCTCGTCGAGGCCAGCGAGATCGAGTCATCGACCGCCCAGGTCGTCGTCTCGGAGCTCGTGCTGCGCGCCACCTCCGACATCTTCGACGCGCTCGGCGCCTCGGCGACCGCGCGCCCGCTCGCGCTCGACCGCCACTGGCGCAACGCGCGCACCGTCGCCTCGCACAACCCGCGCATCCTCAAGGCGCGCGTCGTGGGTGCGTACGCCGTCAACGGCACGCCGCCGCCCTACGCGTGGTCGATCGGCGGCACCCGCCGTCGCCAGGACTGGGACGCCACGCCCGCGGCGGGCGGCAGCGCCACCTGA
- a CDS encoding LysR family transcriptional regulator produces MRIEQLEYLAAVTEHGSLRRASEAMHISQPALSEAVTKLEKELGTTLLDRRRTGSRISRQGLDLQEFMAEVLGAVDRLREAAGQQSVRRRDLRIGTVSTASSSLLAPALRDLHARHGSGGVEVVNSRQADIQQGLAEGVLDLGLVNLLPGDEVDTSLVADRLIEGTPVACLRADHPLVDRTRVTVAELRAEPHVLMRTGYVMHRYAQRLFGADMPATTYATDGAEMGKAMVAAGLGISILPDFSITADPLVKAGVLTTRPISTDHTTVTLVMLRRRSDRTPEAVRDLQTALVRRARAYLAGVDLAADLPDDAPLEPPVAAPAASGDRPVVTPIGSRARSR; encoded by the coding sequence GTGCGGATCGAACAGCTGGAGTACCTCGCGGCGGTGACCGAGCACGGATCACTGCGGCGGGCGAGCGAGGCCATGCACATCTCCCAGCCCGCCCTCAGCGAGGCCGTGACCAAGCTGGAGAAGGAGCTCGGCACGACGCTCCTCGACCGGCGTCGCACCGGGTCGCGGATCAGCCGCCAGGGCCTGGACCTGCAGGAGTTCATGGCCGAGGTGCTCGGCGCCGTCGACCGGCTGCGCGAGGCGGCCGGCCAGCAGTCCGTACGCCGTCGCGACCTGCGCATCGGCACCGTCAGCACCGCGTCCTCCAGCCTCCTCGCCCCGGCCCTGCGCGACCTCCACGCGCGGCACGGGTCGGGCGGCGTCGAGGTCGTCAACAGCCGCCAGGCCGACATCCAGCAGGGCCTCGCCGAGGGCGTCCTCGACCTCGGCCTGGTCAACCTGCTCCCGGGCGACGAGGTGGACACCTCGCTCGTGGCCGACCGCCTCATCGAGGGCACGCCGGTCGCGTGCCTGCGCGCCGACCACCCGCTCGTCGATCGCACCCGGGTCACCGTCGCCGAGCTGCGCGCCGAGCCCCACGTCCTCATGCGCACCGGCTACGTCATGCACCGCTACGCCCAGCGCCTCTTCGGCGCCGACATGCCGGCCACGACCTACGCCACGGACGGCGCCGAGATGGGCAAGGCGATGGTGGCCGCGGGCCTGGGCATCTCGATCCTGCCCGACTTCTCGATCACCGCCGACCCGCTGGTGAAGGCGGGTGTGCTGACCACCCGGCCGATCAGCACCGACCACACGACGGTCACGCTGGTGATGCTGCGACGCCGCTCGGACCGCACCCCGGAGGCGGTGCGCGACCTGCAGACCGCGCTGGTGCGCCGGGCGCGGGCCTACCTCGCCGGGGTCGACCTCGCCGCGGACCTCCCCGACGACGCGCCCCTCGAGCCGCCGGTCGCGGCGCCCGCGGCGAGCGGCGACCGGCCGGTGGTCACGCCGATCGGTAGCCGTGCACGAAGTCGGTGA
- the hemE gene encoding uroporphyrinogen decarboxylase, producing the protein MRQAGRSLPEYLKVREGIGMLESCMDADLVTEITLQPVRRYGVDAAIFFSDIVLPLKAVGVDLDIVPGVGPVVASPVRTLADVDAIPDLTPEHVPFITQAVRQLVAELGATPLIGFAGAPFTVASYLVEGGPSKEHAKTKAMMFGAPDVWDALMRKIAGIAAAYLRIQVEAGASAVQLFDSWAGALTPADYRASVMPHSERVLAAAGELGVPRIHFGVGTTNLLGLMGEAGADVVGVDWRTPLEHAIPLVGDRAVQGNLDPTLVFAPTEVMTARAAEVIDAGRAAKGHIFNLGHGVIPSTDPGQLAALTDFVHGYRSA; encoded by the coding sequence ATGCGGCAGGCCGGGCGCTCGCTGCCGGAGTACCTGAAGGTCCGCGAGGGCATCGGCATGCTCGAGTCCTGCATGGACGCGGACCTGGTCACCGAGATCACCCTCCAGCCGGTCCGCCGCTACGGCGTCGACGCGGCGATCTTCTTCTCCGACATCGTGCTGCCGCTCAAGGCCGTCGGCGTCGACCTCGACATCGTGCCGGGCGTCGGCCCGGTCGTCGCGTCACCGGTCAGGACGCTCGCGGACGTCGACGCGATCCCCGACCTGACGCCCGAGCACGTCCCCTTCATCACGCAGGCGGTGCGCCAGCTCGTCGCCGAGCTCGGCGCGACGCCCCTGATCGGTTTCGCCGGCGCGCCCTTCACCGTCGCGTCCTACCTCGTCGAGGGTGGTCCGTCGAAGGAGCACGCGAAGACCAAGGCGATGATGTTCGGTGCCCCCGACGTGTGGGACGCGCTGATGCGCAAGATCGCCGGCATCGCCGCGGCCTACCTCCGGATCCAGGTCGAGGCGGGCGCCTCGGCGGTCCAGCTGTTCGACTCGTGGGCCGGTGCGCTCACCCCGGCCGACTACCGCGCGTCGGTGATGCCCCATTCCGAGCGGGTGCTGGCCGCGGCCGGCGAGCTCGGCGTGCCGCGCATCCACTTCGGCGTCGGCACCACCAACCTGCTCGGGCTGATGGGCGAGGCGGGTGCCGACGTGGTCGGCGTCGACTGGCGCACGCCGCTCGAGCACGCGATCCCGCTCGTCGGCGACCGCGCGGTGCAGGGCAACCTCGACCCGACGCTGGTCTTCGCGCCGACCGAGGTGATGACCGCCCGCGCGGCCGAGGTGATCGACGCCGGCCGGGCGGCGAAGGGCCACATCTTCAACCTCGGCCACGGCGTGATCCCCTCGACCGACCCCGGTCAGCTCGCGGCGCTCACCGACTTCGTGCACGGCTACCGATCGGCGTGA